In Capsicum annuum cultivar UCD-10X-F1 chromosome 7, UCD10Xv1.1, whole genome shotgun sequence, one genomic interval encodes:
- the LOC124885700 gene encoding E3 ubiquitin-protein ligase BRE1-like gives MKKKDEDLQVSNSFNVLKDKEGQEMVDLENTEREKQGEVQVEGEKLSSKDWVNKRFGKSKELQQDLQEADKGKATNDKNDKKEENQQGDVQHDENDKKGIENQKESNSKRLKKDEEEKQMQLFHEGTNELMVLEGISLLAIQLDKILDSCNEKKKDMDGSNLEDNFNQEIATLEDIIKVKEKQFEKNPSGVNRANLSKAQAELNLQLKREEEFWRQKAGRRSRLRIIRIQNKEGEWMEEEQEIVGSAINFLQNQFTNQEDSEDFSMLDEVPSLVTEQ, from the exons atgaaaaaaaaagatgaggacCTTCAAGTGTCCAATTCTTTTAATGTTTTAAAGGACAAGGAAGGGCAAGAAATGGTTGACTTAGAAAATACAGAAAGAGAAAAACAAGGAGAGGTCCAAGTAGAAGGAGAGAAACTCAGTAGTAAAGACTGGGTTAACAAAAGATTTGGAAAGAGTAAAGAATTACAGCAAGATCTTCAGGAAGCTGATAAAGGAAAGGCAACAAATGATAAGAATGACAAGAAAGAAGAGAATCAGCAAGGAGATGTCCAGCATGATGAGAATGATAAAAAAGGAATAGAGAACCAGAAGGAAAGTAACTCAAAAAGGCTGaagaaggatgaagaagagaagcaaATGCAGTTGTTTCATGAAGGAACAAATGAGTTGATGGTATTGGAAGGGATTTCTCTTTTAGCTATTCAATTAGATAAGATACTGGATAGCtgcaatgaaaagaaaaaagacatgGATGGAAGTAATTTGGAGGACAATTTCAATCAA gaaatagCAACACTGGAAGATATTAtcaaagttaaagagaagcaattTGAGAAGAATCCTAGTGGAGTAAATAGAGCAAATTTGAGTAAGGCTCAAGCTGAATTAAACTTGCAATTAAAGAGGGAAGAAGAATTCTGGAGGCAGAAAGCAG GAAGAAGGAGTAGATTAAGAATCATAAGAAtacagaataaagaaggtgagtGGATGGAAGAAGAACAAGAGATAGTTGGTTCAGCTATTAATTTCTTGCAGAATCAGTTTACTAACCAGGAAGATTCAGAGGATTTTTCAATGCTGGATGAAGTTCCAAGCTTAGTAACTGAGCAGTAG